The following DNA comes from Capsicum annuum cultivar UCD-10X-F1 chromosome 7, UCD10Xv1.1, whole genome shotgun sequence.
atggactgcgtacattttacccccTCAGATCCCACTGTGTGGGATTACactgaatttattgttgttgttatatatatatatatatatatatatatatatatatatatatatatatatatataaagaataaataagGGTATTGATTCCTTAGACCAACAAATAGAAATGATTTCCCATTATTATGTGTGATAATAagacttcactttttttttcttcataaaataaaaggTATACATTAGTGGAAAATAAAAGAATAGCATTTTGAGTGAAAAAAAAAGTATTCTTTCTAGGACCACTATTAGTAATGATTGTTCTCTCTAGAACGAGGAATTAATCGGTGCTTTTATCAACTCATATTCTAGAAATTATAGATGAATCACATGTTAAGGTCAACTAAGTCATTATACATATTATTAATGCAAAGAATGGTGGAAGAATAATATCTATCCATCAAACAATTTGTAGCAATTTGTGTTGTTTTCCAAACTTAAAAAGTAAATTTGTTAAGAGGTGGAGCCAAAATTTTTGTTGAGGGGttcaaactttgaagaaaaatttattgaaaaggttcaacatctacaatatatacatgaaaattattttaatcatgtattaataatacaagTTTTTGTCGAATAGGGTTCGAACGAAACCCCTATCAGAGGCGAAGTCAAAATTTCAATTAAGGggttcaatatttgaagaaaatatagTCAAAAAgagttcaacacctactataaatatataaaaataattttaatcatatacaaATGATATATTTTTCGGTCGAAGGGGGTTCTGATGAACCTCCTACCAAAGGACTGGCTCCGCATAATCCTTATTACTATGCTGGCTCCATCTCTAAGTATTTGAGTCTTCCATTTATTAGTATGATGAAGGAGAGCCTTGAAGTAACAGATAAAGTTGTCAttatgtgatcaggaggtcagaGGTTTAAGCCGTGGAAATAACTTTTCGCAGAAATGTAAGATGAGATTGCGTATAATAGACTCTTGTAGTTCGACCTTTCTCGAAATTCATGCATAGCGGAAGTTTTAGTGGATcagactctttttttttttatatttatttatttatttattactattatgcCATTATTATTTGTTTGTCTCGAGTACTTATCTCAATATTAACATTTATTCTTGCCTTTGTGGTGTAATTAAATTGTAGtctaattttcaaaagaaaataagcTTTTCTCTTTTATGTAAAGGCAACTAGAAAATGAATGACAAAAAGTAAGATTCTCATTCTTTTTAGGGtactaaaaatatttctatatGGACTAAGTTTTCATAAGAAACTAAGTTACATATATAGTGCAATTTAAATGAATCTAGAAAGCACCAATGTATTATAAAACACTTTATTAAAATTCAAAGGGAAGATTTTGgataaaactaaaagatttatATAGGCCACTATTTATTAGAGGCGGGtccaaaattttgatttaatgAGTTTAATGTTTGAACCCgttatacttttaaaattatcgGCATATATGGTTTAATATTTGGAAATTCTTTTGTGATTTCCACATAGATTTTGTATACGTTTTGTCGAACGTTGGTTATCGAAAGGGGTCCATTTAAATTCTTTTTGTCAAAATATTACATAATACATattagattaaaattattttgaatgtatatattataatAGACCGATATTGaatctttttaacttttttatattttaaatcttcTTACTAAAAATTCCGACACTGCTGTTATGTATAACTATTTGGTCCAACTTGAAACTTTAATCGCTTTATATTACTAATAAACTCAAAAATTGATAGGTATGTCACTTCATGCAAATTAATTAAGATTTAGACAAAATATTCTTTAACCTAAGATTTGTATTATAGGCTAAGGACAAGAGGTACACaaacatcaaaagaaaaaaagtaaaaataagaataattagGTATATAAACATATGAAGAAAATGTAAAAAATGGTCCCTTATGATTGAGAATAGGTTCAATATAGTCCTTTAAGTATATAATTAACAATTTGATCATTTAAGTTTGTCAAAGGAGTTGGAAAGAggacacatttatatataattttgtgggtcttgagcccaaaaatttcacatattccagaagttatatacgttcaaagttgacccttgtagaatcgaatttCAAATTTTGGACGATAACGAAAGTTCTCAActccacttcactctaagtgtttactACAAACATTCTTCCCCTCAAAGGCActttcacactaggataatgatcatgacacttttatatagatagaaataattatattcaaGTTTATACACGTACAAAcaacggtttgaattctagccaaAAAATGcggagtgttacattatctcccccttggaatcatttatcctcgaatgatgaacaAGAATCTTTCGaagctttagaagtatggaacaagGTATATAACTTCCACATTAAGGATTTTTCCCTCAACAAAAACACGTATAGGAATTAGAAGAAAGGGGCTTCAAGGAGTCAGCAAGTAAATTCTGTAAGCACGAATCATAAGACGACAAGACCAAggtcatacaaggggtaaaagACCCAAAGCTTCTCACCCAAAGTGAGAAAATCAAAAGAATCAAAAATTTTACCTAGGTCTATGTCACAGACCTTATCGCAGAACATAGCCTCCACGACGCGGGGCTTCttggaggcttactgcctccaTGAGGCAAAATTACCCCAAACCCTgttcgaaaatttcaaaactctttcgGGTTATCCTTTTTACAATCCCAAACATGATTTGAGTAAAAAATCAATACTTCAAGAacgagaaggtcaaaaataaaagtaTGGAGACATTGAGGGTCTTATactaataacccttaaatatcgcAGTACTTTTCAACTATGATTTCAGCCACTAGTACCACACTTTACCATTTCAATCTTACAATTCTCTCCCCCTCTCCCCCCCAAAACACATTCCTACAAGAGCCGGCTTCTAACTATACATTGCTTCCATATATAAGCCTAACCCGAAGTTAAAAGACGCTAACTTAATCTATGGGACTCTGTGCTTTACATCCATCCAAGAATACTAAATTCACTCTATATATTATCCATATGATTATTCACTAATGAACTTCAGTTCAAAATTGTCACACAAATCCAATTTAATAACCAATCAATAAGTGATAGCTTTGACAAGAACTCTATCGATTTCCCTCAggtaattttctttttgaggCTTTCCGGTAGAAATTGATCAAAAATATTCTCGACTAGATATATTTTCACAAATTAAATTAAGACTCGATGAAAACTACATGTGATTTTAGTATATAATCATATAAATAACATGACACAActaaatccctaagttccaaaatcttttttctaaaaaatattcttgatccaGTCAAACTTCATCCTATAAAATGAAATCGAGAAATTAATACACATACAACCCTCatgattaacaaaaaaaaaaacatatccaaAACTTCAGATACATCaacatacataaatacacccaaatTAAACAGAGACTCGGTGAAAACTACATGTGATTTTTAtacataatcataaaaataacatGACACATACAACTAAATTCTTAAGTTCCAAAAAATATTCTTCATCCCATCAAACATCGATCATcctataaaataaaatcaagaagcaACACATATACAATCctcatgattaaaaaaaaataaaattcaaaacttcaGATACATACATAAATACCCAAATTTAATCCAGACTCGATGAAACTGCATGTAATTTAGTACATAGTCATAAAAATAACATGACACATACAACTAAAACCTAagttctaaaattattttttcaaaagattttCTTCATTCATCATCCAGTCAAACGtcatcacataaaataaaaaaaaatagtaacacaTATACAACCctcatgataaaagaaaaatccaaaacttcacATACATCAATATACATAAATACGCCCAAATTAAATCGAGACTCAATGAAAACTACATGTGATTTTAGTATGTAATCATAAAAATAACATGACACATGCAACTAAATAcctaagtatttcaaaaaatattcttcATCATCCGGTCAAACATCATCGTATAAAATGAAATCGAGAAAGTAAAACATATACAACCCTCACGAAAAAGATATAACAAATCCATTGTTCAGATACATCAACATACATAAATACTCCCAAAAACACAACCTAAAAAAGTCTCAACTAaaatttcatttcatttcttaccatatagtattatatttttttttcttcttcacatcAATATTGCATAACGCATACTATCACTAACCATAAGATGATTCATTTCAGAAATTTGTGAAAATTCTCCAGAAACCCAAACACCATCTGTTCCATTGATTCGAGGTTGATTTACACACGAAAATAACGCGAACGGTGCGCGAAATACGCCATAAATAATCGAAAATCCTGTCCAATTATGTTGCCTTGTTGATCTTCTAACCTcattattatttatcatattttcatcAGCAACTCTTGGACTTTTTCCCATATTTTGCAAATTTTGCCTCATTGTTACTAATAACCTCCACATGATTTATAAGGGTAGTgaagagtgtgtgtgtgtgttttgttaGGTTTTTAATTGGAGATTTTTGAAGAATTGTTATAGAAATATTGAAGCAAGTTGATGGAAtagtttttttcatttattgGTGGATGTGTTGCTAGTGCTTGTAGTTATCACATCATGAAGAGTCTGCTTTTGAGGACTTTCACTTTGTGAGtgcttttttgagttttttgtttttttactgCTCTATTGCCATAATAAATTATGCTCGAAAAAGTTGAGatatattcaaattttagaagggttctattacccctgaactaattaaaattatatttttgacaatcttagtACCTACGTGTTACACACGTGTACCTACATAGATCCTTTCGTGTGTTGTGTCACGTATGTGTCATGCATGTGCCACGTAGAGACTAAGACTAtcaaaaatacggttttaattagtccagaggATAATAGGACGCttctaaagttcgggtgtgtctcagccTTTTTACGTGTAGTTCAAGGTGGTAATAGAGCATTTTCTCTTTTACTTATAAAGGGGTGGAGTTAAAAGTTTGGAATTTGTTTGATTGAATTCAGTAACTTTCGAAGAATTTCACCTTATGAGTTTAATTTCCTTATACTTACGGTGCTAGAGGCTTTAATATAGTTGAGTGCTTCGATTTTCATGCGGAACCTTAAAAGCTTTGcgtgtcaatatatatatatttgaatctCCTAAGCATCTATAACTCTTAAATTCTGAATCCGCCACTGTTTATCTactgcattttatattttttttatgatcgATGAGCTATTACACAGGGAACAAGTTGTTACAAAGTACCCAACCCAAAAAAAGAGATTTGTTTGGTTGGCAAAAGAGCTTTccttttcaacattattcttgtGGGGTCTTATGATAAGCCAACTTGCCGACAAAGCTGCCTACTTATAATTTGTTTCGCTAGAAAAGATCAATGTAAGATCAATCATACATTTAATATTAACTTTTTTACTTGTGGGAGAGATTTTTGGTAAAAGAGagagattaagaaaaaaaaaaaagaaaaaaaagttcaaaatatacttaaattttgatgaaatttgctATAATATATTTTAACTTTGCAGGAATTCTATGACCTCTGTTGAttgtttattattatatttttgtggcatatatttgtcCAGCTGGACCACTGCATAAATACACGCACACTGTGTAAACACatgatttcgtcctcttaaagtttaattttattcacttttactcattttattttatcctaccatgtaccctcatccatgttattataccctcacaaaatacaaaaaataacaaactccctaacaaattctatcctatcctaacccctacatcttatcctaacaacctacctaatcaaaataaaacacatcacacctaccccctaccccacgtgaccctACCTACCTTacctcactaccccaccctcacctacACAGACATATACGCACAGATCTGGGAGAATTAGAAAAAAGAAGGAGGAAACTCCATTTTTTTTCCTCATCAACACGCAGACCTCCACGCGCACACACTGAAGCTCTCACGATATACACCTTTCATACACACAAAAAAGGGGGAATTTTGGGGACCATCTTCatcttttcctttttctgatCTTCTCAACATACTAACCAGCACATACATACACCATACGGGTTCCATTGTCGAGAGAGGGAGGGAggagaaaatagcaaaataaaaatgaaaaagaagaagcacgatcttgattttttttctttcaggcgCACATCACTAACCATTGTCATTCACATACACACGCAGTGAGATCGAGATCGCGAGGGAGATAAAGAGAGGCGAGAGAGAAACCAAGCGAGAGAGATcgagaaaaaaaagatgaaatccgacctatttttcagttaaatctCATCAAAAGTTTGAAACTCGATCGAAAACAATACTACCGACTCCATTCTGATCCGAAATCACGTCAACAGTTACTCTCTTCCTGTTGTCAGTTAAATCCCATCGAAAAATTGATCCAGAGCTTAGAAATCCGAAATGGGTCTATCGAGGTTGGAAGTTAGTTCGTGATTGAGGTTCATATCGGGGGTTTTCGGACGCGATGTTGTCTCTGATTTTTGCGGAGAAATATAGTCGGAAAGCGCTGGGTTTTCTTGGAATCCGATCCCTGTTCCATCGTCTTGCCGCCAAGCTCATCGGAGCTCCGATTTCGTgagttttctattatttttctttcctctaAAATTCCAGTCCTGGTGCTCGTTGGTTCGTTTGGGTCAGATTTTGGACTGTTTGGGTTAGATTTTGATTCATTTGGGTCAGTTTCGTCTGTTAGGATCGAATCCAGGCGTGTATTGAATACTTTCAGTTGCTTTGCGAATTGGttatttgaattgaattttgGGTTTCAATTTCTCAAATACTGAGCTGGATAGATTTGTCGTTGGAGCTTAAGTTAAGGTTGTCGGAGGCGGGTTTTCTTTATCTCGTCGAATAATATTGGTCAAAGAGCGGTTTAAGGTCCAACCCTCAACTCTATATTCTTGTTATTGTCTAAAATGTGTTCAATTGTTGtgattatgtgtgatgtgatCGTAGTTGGTGAGTTTTGTTGACGTTATGATGTCATGATTTTTGTGCTTAGGTGTGTTTTCGATGATATATGAAACGAATTGGAGTAATTTTGGTGCAATTGATAAAAACGAAGCTAGTTAGGGCggaataaaaattgataaaagtgaatacgTATTTGCTTTAATTCATTATTAGCAGTTTAATTTGGAAATAAGCATGAATTTTGTTGAAATagataggcaaatgtaggttcgggtaggcaaaaatttagaaataagtgtttcgtTGGATGTTTGAATGAGGagtatgtgttgaatgatttctactttatcgcatttgattcaaatgtattcatttagccggggaatgcctcgaggttttctgtacttattcaccggggaatgccccgacgtatcatgttggcgaaaaatgatcgtgatgaaggcccagggcatcgggtaaagcattggagcttagtttaggattagtgtaggtttactttaaatatctttttatttcgggttgtaataattggactggacattatattttggattattttgtttttgtttgcttgagtgatcatttttgcgtgctttgtgtggtttatgcatttgtaatgtcaatttagccgatacgctctgctaagtgaccgtggtcaaaccacgggatcgaggggtgcctaacaccttccctcggtcaatagaattcattagctggaatctctgttcgcaaaccagtattaaagagtcaaaaccattttgaaaaaggatatccatgggtgactcggcacacccgatttatgccaagtggcgactctgaattttgattgttaaaaataatcatgttttcgaaacaaattttcatattttgtcactttaataattaaaaccctttcgaccctaaaaacataatttttgggAGTGAAGAAGGGATGTGACACACTGAGCGTGTAAGGATCTAAAGTGGCCCGATTGGGAAACATATGCCACAAAAATATGGTAATAAATAATCAAGGGGGTCATAGAACCCCCGCTTAGTtgaaatatgttacaacaaatatcgtcaaaatttagatatatttatgaccccccccccccccccaaaaaaaaaaaaaactaagtacATAACTGAATATTGTGTAAATTTATCAGAAAATTGATTAAAATCTTAAATGATTTTCTAGTCAGATCgttatttttatgttatagatAGAGTAAAGCATCTAATACCCTTCGAACTATGTTCagatttgctacgacacactcaaACTTCAACatggtcctattacccctgaactcaattttaatatatttttgtcatctttttagttgatgtgacacctttttagctgacgtgacacatTTAATATGGGcctcatttttatgtaataaaaatatcatatcaatataaaagggtaacaaaaatatgttaaaattaaatttaggggATAATAGGATCTATGTGAAATTGGAGTGTGTTGTAATAATTTTGAGCAAAGTTCGAGAGGGTGGATGCTTATCTCTTATAGATACAAGTCTTCTTTGAAACTTTAGACAAAGATGCTATCATACAATTAATTTGTCCTTTAGATAAGTATGAAATTAGTAATCTGAGCAATATAAGCACTTGAAGTAttaaagggaactaagtagtagtTTGATAATAGTTGAAACATCAATTTCtaatttaatgataaaaaatctACTTTTTGATAGTACAAATAAAAAACTGAATTAAAAATtagattttgttatatttttgttaataattCGACATCTAAAACATATACTAATCCGACTAATTCAGATTTTATATCGTAGAAGGTCTATGTGAACTTTTAACTTTCCCTACATAATATAATTCCAATCTCAGATTTTAAATTTGAAGTTCTTCTAAGTAAAAGAATTTTTTATTATGCTACCACATATTTTGGTggcaaatattaaaattttagttttttttaatggATAGAGTATGAATTATTTTGCTATATTACTTCTCTTTTTTCCTAAAGGGTGGGACTATGACAGTAgagcacaaaaaaaaaaaaaaacttgctaACCATTAGGAAAGTCCTTTTtaattatttgtaattttttattaaaattcttcTTCATAAATTAAGATTAATTAGGCACTAATATTCCACACTAAGTTTCACTTAAAGCTTTAAAAAAACCCACTCTTAAGGGCCAATAATCCTTGTTACAATCCTAGGGCCACAAGCAAAAGAAAAGTGCTTTTTGTGTGAtttaaatctaaatatatatgtCAATTTCTATAATATTCTTTTTCAGTGGTGAATGCGCAGATTTTATATTGCAGTTCAATCAAACTTAGTATTTTTGATATaaagaaattattaaaatttcagtaaataataaatttgaactcataatttcaaaagtataatgaatttaatattaaaaacttAAAGATTGAACtctattaaatttaaattctgaaTTTATCCCTACTTATTCAACATTTTGCTATCTAATATGTTAACTTAAATATGTGAGTACACCACCAGACAACTTGATTAGCATTGTACCACAAGATCTTATATTATATTATCTCTTTCTTAAGTAATATTTACCTACTTTAATTTTGGATTATTGATAAAAGTAGGTCAAGTACTTTAATTATTAAAGAAATAGTACTAGTACATTGAACAATATAGATGATAACACATTTGATCGATGAACTAATGAATGAGACAACACGAAAATATAGCAATTGTAATTTGCACATAGTGAAGACAAAACAaccaatttgaaaaaaaaaaaaaatgtcacacCTTTACATTATTTATCAAAGTAACATAATTTAGCACATG
Coding sequences within:
- the LOC107876997 gene encoding uncharacterized protein LOC107876997, with protein sequence MWRLLVTMRQNLQNMGKSPRVADENMINNNEVRRSTRQHNWTGFSIIYGVFRAPFALFSCVNQPRINGTDGVWVSGEFSQISEMNHLMVSDSMRYAILM